Proteins encoded within one genomic window of Cytophagales bacterium:
- a CDS encoding acetolactate synthase large subunit, producing MKASDLFIKCLEAEEVEYIFGIPGEENLDFLESLRHSKIKLILTRHEQGAAFMAATYGRLTGKPGVCLSTLGPGATNFVTAAAYAQLGGMPLLMITGQKPIKKSKQGRFQIVDIVDMMKPLTKYTRQIVNGNTIPSIVREAFRISAEERPGAVHIELPEDIAAEECDAHVFNKSYVRRPLADSKALDAAIEMIQLARRPLILLGASANRNRTRKAVTDFLDKTGMFFFNTQMGKGVVDERHPQFLGTAALSDHDYLHKAIEQADLILNIGHDVIEKPPFFMHEDGCNVVHVNYFSAEVDQVYFPQVEVVGDIAGSISYLAERIEPQDHWQHNIFNEVRDDVESHITKYFEDKRFPMLPQRAVNEIRKLMPSDGILTLDNGIYKIWFARNYKAHEPNTVLLDNALATMGAGLPSGMGAKITYPDRKVVAICGDGGFMMNSQELETAVRLNMDLTVIILNDSAYGMIKWKQEGMGFANFGLDYHNPDFVKYAEAYGAKGYRISDPDDFTTTLDKCLNESGVHVIDLPVDYSLNHQILIKGLQEQDKK from the coding sequence ATGAAAGCCTCCGATCTGTTCATAAAATGCCTTGAAGCAGAAGAAGTAGAGTACATATTTGGGATTCCCGGCGAGGAAAACCTGGACTTCCTGGAATCACTTCGACACTCCAAAATCAAACTGATATTAACCCGTCACGAGCAGGGGGCCGCCTTCATGGCTGCTACCTACGGACGATTGACGGGTAAACCCGGCGTTTGTCTATCCACTCTCGGACCTGGCGCAACCAATTTCGTAACTGCAGCAGCATATGCACAATTAGGCGGAATGCCGCTCTTGATGATCACGGGGCAAAAACCCATCAAGAAAAGTAAGCAAGGCCGCTTCCAGATCGTGGACATTGTGGACATGATGAAGCCACTTACCAAGTACACCCGTCAGATCGTTAATGGAAATACGATCCCTTCTATCGTGAGAGAAGCCTTTCGAATCAGTGCGGAAGAACGCCCCGGAGCAGTACACATTGAATTACCCGAAGATATCGCAGCGGAGGAATGCGACGCACATGTATTCAACAAAAGCTATGTAAGGCGACCTCTGGCAGACAGCAAAGCATTAGATGCGGCCATTGAGATGATCCAACTGGCTCGAAGGCCTTTGATCCTACTAGGTGCCAGCGCCAATCGAAACCGTACCCGCAAAGCCGTGACTGACTTCCTGGACAAGACGGGCATGTTTTTCTTCAATACACAAATGGGCAAAGGTGTTGTAGACGAAAGACACCCTCAGTTTTTGGGTACTGCCGCCCTTTCAGACCATGATTACTTGCACAAAGCCATCGAGCAGGCTGATCTCATTCTGAACATAGGTCACGATGTAATCGAAAAGCCGCCATTCTTCATGCACGAGGATGGCTGCAACGTCGTACACGTCAACTATTTCTCCGCAGAAGTGGATCAGGTCTATTTCCCACAGGTAGAGGTAGTCGGTGACATTGCAGGAAGCATTTCTTACCTGGCAGAACGCATTGAGCCCCAAGATCACTGGCAACACAACATTTTCAATGAAGTTCGAGATGATGTAGAAAGTCACATCACCAAGTATTTTGAAGATAAGCGATTCCCTATGCTCCCCCAGAGAGCGGTAAACGAAATTCGCAAACTGATGCCAAGCGATGGCATCCTGACCCTCGACAATGGGATTTACAAGATCTGGTTTGCTCGAAACTATAAAGCACACGAACCCAATACCGTGTTACTGGACAATGCGCTGGCCACGATGGGGGCCGGACTCCCCTCGGGTATGGGTGCCAAAATCACCTACCCGGACCGGAAAGTTGTTGCGATTTGTGGTGATGGTGGATTCATGATGAATTCTCAGGAATTAGAAACCGCAGTTAGGCTGAACATGGACCTGACTGTGATCATTCTCAATGACAGTGCCTATGGCATGATCAAATGGAAACAAGAAGGAATGGGTTTTGCCAATTTCGGGCTGGATTATCATAATCCGGATTTTGTGAAATACGCAGAAGCCTATGGCGCCAAAGGTTATCGTATCTCGGATCCTGATGACTTTACCACTACCCTGGACAAATGCCTCAATGAATCGGGTGTACATGTCATCGACTTACCCGTGGATTATTCCCTGAATCACCAAATATTGATCAAAGGCCTTCAAGAACAGGACAAAAAATAA